ATCTGGAAAATTATGGATGGGTGGATCTTGGATTGTTAAATCCTGCTTCCGTAAGAGGCGAAACCGCAGTTTCTGAGTCCCAAATTTCTTACAACAAAAAACTTCAAAAATATCTTGAAAGATTAATCAAATCGATGAAGCTTAAGTCTGACTCGGCTTATATTTCATTGCCTGGTTCTAGCGGTCTTATCACCGTAATTGACTTTCCTGACATGAAAGAAGAAGATCTGGAAAACGCTATCAGGTTTGAAGCTAGGAAATATATTCCCATCTCTCTTGACGAAGTTGCTCTTGATTGGGAAATTATTGGAAAGAAAACGAATGGAAATGATCCTAAAAAAGAAAATAAGGAGGAAAATCAAGGTCAAACAGAGAAAAAGAACAATATTTGGAATGTGGAGCTCGAAAAGCTTTCGGGGAAGGGTGTTAATAAGGGGAATATTCCAGACAAAAGAGAAAATAATGAAATTTTGTTAGTCGCAGCTCCCAGAGGGGAGGTTATTAGATGCGGGAATATCGTAAAGGAATCTGGGCTTAAGGTGAAAAACGTTGAACTGGAACTTTTTTCTTTGGCAAGGGCAATGGTAGGGAAAGACCCCGGATGTTTTTTGATTG
The sequence above is drawn from the Parcubacteria group bacterium genome and encodes:
- the pilM gene encoding pilus assembly protein PilM, translated to MFKLFGGSKNYAVGIDFGTSAIKIVEISYKSQKMHLENYGWVDLGLLNPASVRGETAVSESQISYNKKLQKYLERLIKSMKLKSDSAYISLPGSSGLITVIDFPDMKEEDLENAIRFEARKYIPISLDEVALDWEIIGKKTNGNDPKKENKEENQGQTEKKNNIWNVELEKLSGKGVNKGNIPDKRENNEILLVAAPRGEVIRCGNIVKESGLKVKNVELELFSLARAMVGKDPGCFLIVDIGARMTNIILVEGGTIKVNRNIEGGGNEITNVIADSLNISKQRAEELKKENKDLLSSREMSLVIPVLDMIINESIRIINAYKSKKGELGRVDGVILSGGSSKLQGIGGYFNQKTGIQTIVGNPWRKIDYDEKINPFVEKMGNSFSVALGLAFRGVEENNNKQ